From a region of the uncultured Desulfatiglans sp. genome:
- a CDS encoding conserved hypothetical protein (Evidence 4 : Unknown function but conserved in other organisms) — MPEEYYSGSVIEETDSGENHYALKGIEEKLSGIMSILQAGHDASQTIREQAEEVLDAHRQSAQEYLNKLNNEQDFHPFVTMPAGTTVRDLPDGGRLFVLADGIFLRTSPEGAIVAVMDNGEAVVLDTARGGLVTLPDGRELTLKPEAVRMTHEAAGIEGLPLDIDPNQTAQGRYRIELPGGYRLDVFQSERTAMIGNPAGTSVVLGISRIEGVGEDIEVRLVPGGAKGFTAMESGHKGVIEAGGTIHVAMANGLDLVIHFPDDDGSNGDPGSDSPPGCVCEERD; from the coding sequence ATGCCCGAGGAATACTATTCAGGCTCCGTGATTGAAGAAACAGACTCCGGAGAGAATCATTACGCGCTAAAGGGCATCGAGGAAAAACTCTCCGGAATCATGAGTATCCTCCAGGCCGGACATGATGCCTCCCAAACCATTCGGGAACAGGCAGAGGAGGTGCTCGATGCTCATCGCCAGAGCGCCCAGGAATACTTGAACAAGTTGAACAACGAACAGGACTTTCATCCGTTTGTTACCATGCCAGCCGGAACCACAGTACGTGACCTCCCGGACGGCGGGCGACTTTTTGTTTTGGCCGATGGCATTTTCCTTCGTACCAGCCCCGAAGGGGCCATAGTCGCGGTGATGGACAACGGCGAGGCCGTGGTCCTCGATACCGCGCGTGGCGGCCTGGTGACCCTTCCCGACGGTCGGGAGCTTACGCTCAAGCCCGAGGCGGTGCGGATGACCCACGAAGCGGCCGGGATCGAGGGGCTTCCCCTGGACATCGATCCGAACCAGACCGCGCAAGGACGCTACCGCATCGAGCTGCCGGGCGGATACCGGTTGGATGTATTCCAGTCAGAGCGCACGGCCATGATCGGCAACCCCGCGGGCACTTCTGTGGTGCTCGGGATTTCCCGCATCGAAGGCGTGGGAGAGGATATCGAGGTTCGCCTGGTCCCCGGCGGGGCCAAGGGCTTTACGGCCATGGAAAGCGGTCACAAGGGCGTCATCGAGGCCGGCGGCACGATCCATGTCGCCATGGCGAACGGCTTGGACTTGGTCATTCATTTCCCGGACGACGATGGTTCCAATGGAGACCCAGGTTCGGATAGCCCACCCGGCTGCGTCTGCGAGGAGCGTGACTGA
- a CDS encoding conserved hypothetical protein (Evidence 4 : Unknown function but conserved in other organisms): protein MSDDPTSPAYWDVFPKSIRISVAEMEQLIPLSVRGKASAPVFQSSNADIVNVDESGILYFSGNVGNAMIIVWDSPAKLSVRHVMVEARYASWFALHPDFQGLNIMGVTGIVIDALNTAGIPNATILFRLIETGPIVAQTVTDYYGYYEVNLREGLYYYEASAQNYITATGLINVSETGVSGENIVLSPVLVGQIARIVLQWGATPSDLDSHLWGPLPNGTRFHVYYGHDYEADAAELDVDDTSSYGPETITIFRLLPGPFRYYVHNYTNRSSNPSWALAQSGATVKLFLQSGQQYTFNVPNQDGTAWWVFEIDGVTGQVTPKNTLFYQSNPSLVGS from the coding sequence ATGAGCGATGATCCGACCAGCCCGGCTTATTGGGACGTTTTTCCTAAGAGCATCCGTATTTCGGTTGCGGAAATGGAGCAGCTTATTCCTCTGTCCGTCCGTGGCAAGGCCAGTGCCCCGGTTTTCCAATCCTCGAATGCGGATATAGTGAATGTAGACGAAAGCGGTATCCTTTATTTCAGCGGTAATGTCGGCAACGCCATGATCATCGTCTGGGACTCACCGGCCAAATTGAGCGTTCGCCACGTAATGGTCGAAGCGCGTTATGCCTCCTGGTTTGCATTGCACCCCGACTTCCAGGGGCTTAACATCATGGGAGTCACGGGCATAGTGATTGACGCTCTCAACACCGCAGGCATCCCCAACGCCACCATCCTCTTTCGTCTCATCGAGACAGGGCCTATTGTTGCCCAGACGGTTACCGATTATTACGGGTACTACGAAGTGAACTTACGCGAAGGGCTTTATTACTACGAGGCATCGGCACAAAACTATATCACGGCAACGGGTCTTATCAACGTTTCCGAGACGGGTGTTTCCGGCGAGAACATCGTTCTGTCCCCCGTTCTGGTCGGCCAGATAGCGCGGATCGTTCTGCAATGGGGAGCAACTCCGTCGGACCTGGATTCGCATCTGTGGGGGCCTTTGCCCAACGGGACGAGGTTCCATGTATATTATGGCCACGATTACGAAGCCGATGCGGCAGAACTGGACGTGGACGATACCTCATCTTATGGCCCAGAGACCATCACCATCTTCCGCCTCCTTCCCGGACCATTCCGTTACTACGTGCACAACTACACCAACCGGAGTTCAAACCCCAGTTGGGCTCTGGCCCAGTCGGGTGCGACTGTAAAACTTTTTTTACAGAGCGGCCAACAGTACACCTTCAACGTCCCCAACCAGGATGGCACCGCGTGGTGGGTGTTCGAAATTGACGGAGTAACTGGACAAGTCACACCGAAGAACACCCTGTTCTACCAGTCCAACCCCAGTCTGGTTGGATCGTAG
- a CDS encoding conserved hypothetical protein (Evidence 4 : Unknown function but conserved in other organisms) yields MRENENIYWDVFPKLIRVSISTYSQMIPLSIRGNVPAPVYESSNSEVADIDELGNVLCGLTPGAAMIMVWASEERTSVRHVQVEVYGQASAEVPQ; encoded by the coding sequence ATGCGCGAGAACGAGAATATTTACTGGGACGTTTTTCCCAAGTTGATTCGTGTTTCGATCTCCACGTATTCGCAGATGATCCCTCTCTCTATTCGAGGCAATGTTCCTGCTCCGGTTTATGAATCGTCCAATTCCGAGGTCGCGGATATAGATGAGTTGGGTAACGTTCTGTGTGGACTTACGCCCGGAGCGGCCATGATCATGGTCTGGGCATCTGAAGAGCGAACAAGCGTGAGACACGTTCAGGTTGAAGTATACGGTCAGGCCAGCGCCGAGGTCCCACAATGA
- a CDS encoding PaaR repeat-containing protein, with protein sequence MARPQARLGDISSHGGVIVTGALRTVVNGRPAARLGDLHVCPVPGHGVTPIVTGSLDTATEGLPNARIGDITACGAIIVTGSLNTNDD encoded by the coding sequence ATGGCTCGACCCCAGGCGAGACTCGGCGACATCTCGAGCCACGGCGGCGTAATCGTCACAGGCGCACTTCGCACCGTCGTTAACGGAAGACCCGCGGCCCGACTGGGCGACTTGCACGTCTGCCCGGTTCCAGGTCACGGCGTGACCCCCATCGTGACGGGCAGCCTGGACACGGCGACCGAGGGACTGCCGAACGCCCGCATTGGTGACATCACGGCCTGCGGGGCGATCATCGTGACCGGAAGCCTTAACACGAACGACGATTGA
- a CDS encoding conserved hypothetical protein (Evidence 4 : Unknown function but conserved in other organisms) — MDETRPESVPCDWSQSERMLARTFESWRAEFRNILEDHRREIQARLEKIEREIEKKSDKENVDLLVRSIQDDLRRHTDDIKNLQVGINEKMGVETMWKVIGLVLTVGGAVGGIVGFLIHLLAGK; from the coding sequence ATGGATGAAACTAGACCTGAGAGCGTCCCATGCGACTGGAGCCAGAGCGAGCGGATGCTGGCCCGGACCTTCGAATCATGGCGGGCCGAGTTCAGAAACATTCTTGAGGATCATCGTCGGGAAATTCAGGCGCGGCTCGAGAAGATCGAACGTGAAATCGAGAAGAAATCGGACAAGGAAAATGTGGACCTTCTGGTGCGAAGCATTCAGGACGACCTTCGTCGACACACCGACGACATCAAGAACCTGCAGGTCGGCATCAACGAGAAGATGGGAGTCGAGACCATGTGGAAGGTGATCGGTCTCGTGCTAACTGTCGGCGGTGCCGTGGGTGGCATTGTCGGCTTTCTGATCCACCTTCTGGCGGGGAAATAG
- a CDS encoding hypothetical protein (Evidence 5 : Unknown function): MEDSMYPTVSIVIRVYNRERYIGRAIESVLSQTYTDFDLLVWDDGSTDKTAQVAIEYAKKDRRVRIAFYNHRGAVKALKSALADTFGTYLCWVDSDDMLAPTALEETVAVLEEIPTVGMVYTDYQLINASDRIIGFGNRCRTPYSKMLSDFKIFQFRLIRRSVFDETGGIDGSFRYAEGYDLCLRIAELTDVYHIPKPLYFYRINEDSVSQNMGADQVHCNQDEVSRNPERRGLPDRFERDLQIRGRFSLRRGKSNG, translated from the coding sequence ATGGAAGATTCGATGTATCCAACTGTTTCAATCGTCATTCGGGTATATAACCGGGAACGCTATATCGGTAGAGCCATCGAAAGCGTTCTGTCCCAGACATACACAGATTTCGATCTGCTTGTCTGGGATGACGGATCGACCGACAAGACGGCGCAAGTCGCAATTGAATACGCCAAGAAGGACCGGCGTGTGCGCATTGCCTTTTATAACCATCGGGGGGCTGTCAAAGCCTTGAAATCGGCCTTGGCCGACACCTTCGGGACGTATCTGTGTTGGGTGGACAGCGACGACATGCTTGCTCCCACGGCCCTGGAGGAGACGGTCGCGGTTCTGGAAGAAATTCCGACCGTCGGAATGGTATACACAGACTACCAGCTCATCAACGCCTCCGACCGCATAATCGGGTTCGGCAATCGCTGTCGGACTCCCTATTCGAAGATGCTTTCGGACTTCAAGATCTTCCAATTCCGGCTCATCCGGCGTTCGGTATTCGATGAGACCGGTGGCATCGATGGGAGTTTTCGCTACGCTGAGGGTTACGACCTCTGCTTACGTATTGCGGAACTTACCGATGTTTACCATATTCCCAAGCCGCTCTATTTCTACCGTATCAATGAGGACTCGGTTTCACAGAACATGGGTGCCGACCAAGTCCATTGCAACCAGGATGAGGTGAGCCGGAATCCGGAACGGCGGGGCTTGCCGGACCGATTCGAGCGCGATCTGCAGATACGGGGCCGGTTTTCGCTGAGAAGGGGAAAATCGAATGGATGA
- a CDS encoding conserved hypothetical protein (Evidence 4 : Unknown function but conserved in other organisms), whose translation MIETQDRQHEERYKNRWYGKYRAFLRDNNDPERLGRCRLEIPAVLGTGKENWSEWAWPCFAYGGNEDIGVFLIPEEGASVWAEFEGGNVQYPIWSGVWLAKTNPGEQPEESKRLCSDPTCIDCEDKLEHKPDRRDDLEHKKHHGHPPYYCPRRKVLLKTETGHTIVLDDRDEEEFLKVIDRAGQILHMECRVKRDVQTGNALRRETRDAEQGDQLDIDSDIKDQKARIEITDLCRQFVRWEAWKDKEKIHIQSCDKSRARWQKILIDTTKGKEKVHIWGLCGTQEILIDSTKGSEKIRFNDKAGSTIMMDGVTGNIIIRSANKVLINP comes from the coding sequence GTGATCGAGACACAGGACCGCCAGCACGAGGAACGCTACAAGAACCGTTGGTACGGAAAGTACCGTGCCTTCTTGCGGGACAACAACGATCCGGAGCGGCTCGGCCGCTGCCGACTCGAAATCCCGGCCGTGCTCGGCACCGGCAAGGAGAACTGGTCGGAATGGGCGTGGCCCTGCTTTGCCTACGGAGGCAACGAGGACATCGGCGTGTTTCTCATCCCCGAGGAAGGGGCTTCCGTCTGGGCCGAATTCGAGGGCGGCAACGTCCAATACCCGATCTGGTCCGGCGTGTGGCTGGCCAAGACCAACCCCGGCGAACAACCGGAGGAATCCAAACGCCTGTGCTCCGACCCGACCTGCATCGACTGTGAGGACAAGCTCGAACACAAGCCCGACCGGCGGGACGACCTGGAACATAAGAAACACCACGGCCACCCGCCGTACTACTGCCCGCGCCGCAAGGTTCTTCTCAAGACCGAAACCGGTCACACCATCGTTCTCGACGACCGGGACGAGGAGGAGTTCCTCAAGGTCATCGACCGGGCCGGGCAGATTCTCCACATGGAATGCCGCGTGAAGCGCGACGTTCAAACCGGCAATGCGCTCCGCCGTGAAACCAGGGACGCCGAACAGGGCGACCAGCTCGACATCGACTCGGACATCAAGGACCAGAAGGCCCGCATCGAGATCACCGATCTGTGCCGGCAGTTCGTGCGCTGGGAGGCGTGGAAGGACAAGGAGAAAATCCATATCCAGTCCTGCGACAAGTCCCGTGCCCGGTGGCAGAAGATTCTCATCGACACCACTAAGGGCAAGGAGAAGGTCCACATCTGGGGATTGTGCGGAACACAAGAGATCTTGATCGACTCGACTAAAGGATCGGAAAAGATACGCTTTAACGATAAGGCTGGCAGCACCATCATGATGGACGGCGTAACGGGCAACATAATCATCCGGTCAGCGAACAAGGTGTTGATCAACCCTTAA
- a CDS encoding hypothetical protein (Evidence 5 : Unknown function): MQQLEQILTFVLDHKELIATLFATLVTVIXLTAWGRAKASALDAVIGVIERLGAKEVKTGIAGQELKLETAAQDALRHAVAKADPKKTPDGTVTRIVREVLRGFLPLK, from the coding sequence ATGCAACAGCTTGAACAGATTCTGACTTTCGTCCTGGACCACAAGGAACTCATCGCGACCTTGTTTGCGACGCTCGTTACCGTCATCAANCTCACGGCCTGGGGCCGGGCCAAGGCCTCGGCACTTGACGCGGTGATCGGCGTCATCGAGCGGCTCGGAGCGAAAGAGGTCAAAACCGGCATCGCCGGTCAGGAACTCAAGCTCGAAACCGCGGCGCAGGACGCCCTTCGTCATGCCGTGGCCAAGGCCGATCCGAAGAAGACGCCGGACGGAACTGTCACCCGCATCGTGCGCGAGGTGCTTCGGGGCTTCCTGCCGCTGAAGTGA
- a CDS encoding Peptidase M15A, with amino-acid sequence MGDLSRNFSRSEFACRCCGKAGIDPRLVDALQELRDLANAPIRVTSGYRCPDHNQAVGGAKQSRHLLGHAADIVIKGLSVAAMYELAEKVAAFRNGGIGVYPEQGFVHVDIREGRTRWGHLDGKYVSFEEAMKTNGGERNATA; translated from the coding sequence ATGGGAGATCTGAGCCGGAATTTCTCCAGAAGCGAGTTCGCCTGCCGGTGCTGCGGCAAGGCCGGCATCGATCCACGCCTGGTGGATGCCCTCCAGGAGTTGCGCGATCTCGCAAACGCTCCAATCCGCGTCACCAGCGGCTACCGCTGCCCCGATCACAACCAGGCGGTGGGCGGTGCAAAACAGAGCCGGCATCTGCTCGGACACGCCGCGGACATCGTAATCAAGGGATTGTCAGTCGCTGCGATGTACGAACTCGCCGAGAAGGTGGCCGCCTTCCGTAACGGCGGAATCGGCGTCTACCCGGAGCAAGGATTTGTCCACGTGGACATTCGCGAGGGGCGGACCCGATGGGGACACCTCGACGGCAAATACGTTTCGTTCGAAGAAGCCATGAAAACCAACGGAGGTGAACGCAATGCAACAGCTTGA
- a CDS encoding conserved hypothetical protein (Evidence 4 : Unknown function but conserved in other organisms): MDIDTFKPTFLIQIEGQTLSADITQEITSFVFEDNEEELDVLELAVTDRNLQFVDDPLFQEGNEIVARFGYVGNLSPRKKAVIKDIDYDFPEDGDPTIRIKAYDKGFKLAGKENQKVWQKPAPGILYSEIAEEIAGANGLSPVVTPTKARHLRVTQSNVSDAQFLKELAGKARDKDGDGVTGYVFYIQDDELHFHPRYLDKRPAAILEYFTDRKGVLRSFRPSTQSQGAKGAGVETKAVGVDPRKKEPVEHKANNDTTPERTSLGKRTYLVDGNTGEGAYKEQESGQVVPTFDRSEGFHEEPRQEPAQDLSEGKFREAELRQVEADAVTIGIPALRAKQNVEVKGVGRKFSGVYYCHSVRHAFGEGGYHCELKLKKNALGKGAGDKSDEAKGKQNDQEAPPTPKEEPPPMVTIDADSGRRL; this comes from the coding sequence ATGGATATCGACACCTTCAAACCGACCTTTCTGATCCAGATCGAGGGGCAGACCCTCTCGGCGGATATCACGCAAGAGATCACTTCGTTCGTCTTCGAGGACAACGAGGAGGAACTCGACGTCCTGGAGCTGGCGGTCACCGACCGGAACCTCCAGTTCGTCGACGATCCCCTGTTCCAGGAAGGCAACGAGATCGTCGCCCGTTTCGGATATGTGGGCAATCTCTCGCCGCGAAAGAAAGCCGTCATCAAGGACATCGATTACGACTTCCCGGAGGACGGTGACCCGACCATTCGCATCAAGGCCTACGACAAAGGTTTCAAGCTGGCCGGGAAGGAGAACCAGAAGGTCTGGCAGAAGCCCGCGCCCGGCATCCTTTATTCCGAGATCGCCGAGGAGATTGCAGGGGCCAACGGCCTCAGTCCGGTGGTTACGCCCACGAAAGCCCGCCATCTGCGCGTAACGCAGAGTAACGTTTCCGACGCCCAGTTTCTCAAGGAACTAGCCGGAAAGGCGCGGGACAAGGACGGCGACGGCGTCACCGGATACGTTTTCTACATCCAGGACGACGAGCTGCATTTCCATCCCCGCTATCTGGACAAGAGGCCCGCCGCGATCCTCGAGTACTTCACCGACCGCAAAGGCGTTCTACGTTCATTCCGCCCCTCGACGCAATCGCAGGGGGCCAAGGGAGCGGGCGTCGAGACCAAGGCCGTGGGCGTGGACCCGCGCAAGAAGGAGCCGGTCGAGCACAAGGCTAACAACGATACCACCCCGGAGCGGACCTCACTGGGGAAACGGACCTATCTGGTGGATGGAAACACCGGCGAAGGGGCTTACAAGGAGCAGGAGTCCGGGCAGGTGGTCCCCACCTTTGACCGTTCCGAGGGCTTTCACGAGGAGCCCCGACAGGAACCGGCACAGGACCTCTCAGAGGGGAAATTCCGCGAGGCGGAACTCCGTCAGGTGGAAGCCGACGCGGTGACCATCGGTATCCCCGCGCTGCGCGCCAAGCAGAACGTGGAGGTCAAGGGCGTGGGCCGCAAATTCTCCGGCGTCTACTACTGCCATTCGGTCCGCCACGCTTTCGGCGAGGGCGGATATCACTGCGAACTGAAACTCAAGAAAAACGCCCTGGGCAAAGGGGCCGGCGACAAGTCGGACGAGGCCAAGGGCAAGCAGAACGACCAGGAAGCGCCGCCCACGCCGAAGGAAGAGCCGCCGCCGATGGTGACCATCGACGCGGACAGCGGGCGGAGGCTGTAA
- a CDS encoding conserved hypothetical protein (Evidence 4 : Unknown function but conserved in other organisms) has product MIGRRSRYAASILYTSGEGDFLGTRLPTAGKPRHDDRFHTVIEGDRVDLLAHRYLGQADLWWIICDYNDLFFPLELTPGTILRIPSAEHVSMRLLD; this is encoded by the coding sequence ATGATCGGACGNCGATCCAGATACGCGGCATCCATTCTCTACACGTCGGGAGAAGGGGATTTCCTGGGCACGCGTCTTCCGACAGCAGGCAAGCCACGCCACGACGACCGGTTTCACACGGTGATCGAGGGGGACCGGGTCGATTTGCTCGCCCATCGCTATCTGGGACAGGCCGATCTCTGGTGGATCATCTGCGACTACAACGACCTTTTCTTCCCTCTGGAACTGACGCCGGGAACCATCCTACGCATCCCCTCGGCGGAACACGTCAGCATGCGGCTTCTGGACTGA
- a CDS encoding conserved hypothetical protein (Evidence 4 : Unknown function but conserved in other organisms), which produces MAWDQKEITAYLVDVDTGDYLDFQYNPNDIVDEKSTAYAAIKIPGMSHPRXQYNPNDIVDEKSTAYAAIKIPGMSHPRYQYVAGEPRKIGFKLVFFKGSVKESVDWLRSLLYPEHAGTMLXNAPHRVIFMFGNLYPGVLCVVRQVKARFFHMFDRDNLLPQHAEVDVLLEEYIDQSVDYSEVRG; this is translated from the coding sequence GTGGCTTGGGACCAGAAAGAGATCACCGCGTACTTGGTGGACGTGGATACGGGCGACTACCTCGATTTCCAGTACAACCCGAACGACATCGTCGACGAGAAGAGCACGGCCTATGCGGCCATCAAGATTCCGGGCATGAGCCATCCCCGCTANCAGTACAACCCGAACGACATCGTCGACGAGAAGAGCACGGCCTATGCGGCCATCAAGATTCCGGGCATGAGCCATCCCCGCTACCAGTACGTGGCNGGCGAGCCGCGCAAGATCGGCTTCAAGCTGGTCTTCTTCAAAGGGTCCGTGAAGGAGTCGGTGGACTGGCTGCGCTCTCTGCTCTATCCCGAACACGCCGGAACCATGCTCNAGAACGCCCCGCACCGGGTGATCTTCATGTTCGGAAACCTCTATCCGGGCGTGCTTTGCGTCGTCCGCCAGGTGAAGGCCCGGTTCTTCCACATGTTCGACCGGGACAACCTGCTGCCTCAGCATGCGGAGGTGGACGTGTTGCTCGAGGAGTACATCGACCAGTCCGTGGACTATTCGGAGGTGCGCGGATGA
- a CDS encoding conserved hypothetical protein (Evidence 4 : Unknown function but conserved in other organisms), with protein MKRVFICSRYAGDVPRNTATAERLCRKAVARGCAPFAPHLLYTRFLDDEKASEREAGIACGLTFMEICDEVWVFTGDGLSDGMRREVDHARRLGKPVVELEVL; from the coding sequence ATGAAACGAGTATTCATTTGCAGCCGGTACGCNGGGGACGTTCCCCGGAACACGGCGACCGCCGAACGGCTCTGCCGAAAGGCGGTTGCGCGCGGTTGCGCGCCCTTCGCGCCGCACCTTCTATACACACGCTTCCTGGATGACGAAAAGGCGTCCGAACGCGAGGCAGGTATCGCCTGCGGCCTGACGTTCATGGAAATCTGCGACGAGGTCTGGGTATTCACCGGCGACGGTCTTTCCGACGGCATGCGCCGGGAAGTCGATCATGCCAGGCGTCTGGGCAAGCCCGTGGTCGAACTGGAGGTGCTGTAG